TGCGAAGTCACCGGTTACGTAAGCCAGTTGAATATTTCCTAATTTATTTACCACCCGGTTAATGATTTGGTCGAACCCGATTTGTTTAAGCAATATGTTGTGAATGTCCTTAAAAAGCGGGTGCCGGGTGTTTGCACGATACACCTTTTTGTTGCCTTTTATCTCCGAGGTCAGTAAACCGGCCTTCTCAAACTTATTCAATTCGAGCCGGATAGAATTGGTCGATTCGCCAAACTCACTCTCCAGGCCACGTAAATAGGCTCTCGCACTGGAATTCAGGAAGAACTTCAGGAGGAGTTTGATTCGGGTTTTGGATGTGATTAGTGTGTCTAACATTGTAAGAAGTGAAG
The Bacteroidales bacterium DNA segment above includes these coding regions:
- a CDS encoding ArsR family transcriptional regulator encodes the protein SLLTMLDTLITSKTRIKLLLKFFLNSSARAYLRGLESEFGESTNSIRLELNKFEKAGLLTSEIKGNKKVYRANTRHPLFKDIHNILLKQIGFDQIINRVVNKLGNIQLAYVTGDFAQGIDNDIIDLLFVGDDLNKKYLLKLIEKTEGLIDRKIRYVIFGAEEFDVYKKRLSGSNALLLWKMEN